The genome window AGGAAAACAATCACATTTATATGACCAATTGGGAAgcaaatatatacttaCACAAATAGTTCAGAATGAGGAGAAAAGAAGGAATAACACCTCCTTtgctaatatttttttttattactattaaaaacaagtgtaaattaaaaaaatatttttttttatagttacataatttatcttaattgataaaattttaatgaacgatttttttcttcataggaagaaaataaaaagggcaaaaaaatgcagaagaaataaaaaagatgaaaaaaataaacaaactTATATTTGTGCGTAGTATGcaatatacaattttaataaaaaccTGATGCCCCTAAAGTGGAAAATACCactaataaatatatatgtatatattataatatttttacacaACTTTGATATTATGAGCAAACATGCTCTTTTATCtgaaaattaatatatactttaTGTTGGTTTTACaacttttaatttatataatacgTGATTTATTACCTTTTCAAAGTGTGGGTGGTTTTGTGTATTAAGGGTGATCTTATATATGCTAGATTGGGAATGTGAGGGGATATAATTTTggcattttttaaattatctttttgtattttttgatatttttctttttatttttattttgataaaatttcTTCACTTTATCTAAAAAAGATTTGCTTAGTTTAGCATAAATTAAAGGCTTATAATATCCTTGCATAAGATCTTGTTGGGGTAACAAAGAATCGATTAATTTATTCCAGTCAAATATTTGAGCCTGattaaaaacattatttCTGTTAATTATTAcgttaaataaatattcattatcTAAAGTAAAAGACATATGAAGTAAATATTGCGATGTTATTAAATTAGTgcgaaatattttttctccaaatataaaaactaaattagaaaaatatgaaaaaaatgttcctataaatatgataatttCGTTCCCTATTAATTGGTTTGTGAGTATTTTAGTGATTAATTTTCTAGAATCTGCTGGGTTTTTTACATCCCATCCATTTATCGCATTGTGCTCACCCTTACCACTGGAGTTGGTACTACTACTATTGCTTATATCACTACTAACACTACTGtgatttttttgttcatttatttttttgcttttttgttttttcctttttacCTTAACACGTTCAGGCGAAAAAAACTTGAAAAGTGTATGAATAGCTGCATTGTAAAAATAGGGGAAAGGTAACTTTTCAATTTCTTCTttaattacattttttgcagatttttttaatataatatttttgctTAGGGTTTtaataaagaataaaaGAGCTCTCGCTTGTCTTAAAATTTCGTTTAATTGTgctttcatatttttacttaaatttaaaattaatattttttggaatgaaaaaaataaatttttttgtttatatttttcattagatatattttcactattattataatccTTTATAATGAGggaattatattttatttttttttgcaaaagtatggaatttataaaattagcATCCTGATAATTTGCATGTGTCATTTTACAattaccattttttttcatcccTACATTATCCATGTCTttgttatcatttttatgaaatatatcatattcaTTATAGTCTGTTTTATTGtcatatttttccaatatgcctttacaattatatgcatattccacttcttcatttttgttCTTAGTCttgtataaataatctATGATAAGtgatgtaaaaataaattcattaaATTTCCTCATAAACAATACGACCGCTATATCTAACGATGTTCTATTACATTCATCTTTTATAAAAGGCGATACTCCTTTTCTTATTTCAGCTAATGCTGTAactatatcatttttttttaaataataatggatAGTGTGATTTTTTCTGTATATGCTCTCTATTTGATATGTCTTATTGTTGAACCAGACATAATTCGGAAATTCCATAATCCTCTATATTAtataggaaaaaaaaaattttaattataaaaattaataaaataaacgttatatcaataaatattttgcaACTTTTATGGGGAAAACATGtaacatttataaaattttaaaaagcgaaaaaataatgcgtattttatgtttattctatatttttgatcttgtaattttacaattttcatttttttgtcttaTGCTTAATTCTCGTTTTTGGAATGGATATTAAAGTATGATAGTGTATGTACAGAACAAATTggagaaatatttttttataatgactttattcataaaaaggaatacaagattatgtatatatacttgcacttatatataagtagctttgaaaatttttaaatgttatatttaataacttgtatgtatatatag of Plasmodium berghei ANKA genome assembly, chromosome: 6 contains these proteins:
- a CDS encoding protein CPH1, putative, encoding MEFPNYVWFNNKTYQIESIYRKNHTIHYYLKKNDIVTALAEIRKGVSPFIKDECNRTSLDIAVVLFMRKFNEFIFTSLIIDYLYKTKNKNEEVEYAYNCKGILEKYDNKTDYNEYDIFHKNDNKDMDNVGMKKNGNCKMTHANYQDANFINSILLQKKIKYNSLIIKDYNNSENISNEKYKQKNLFFSFQKILILNLSKNMKAQLNEILRQARALLFFIKTLSKNIILKKSAKNVIKEEIEKLPFPYFYNAAIHTLFKFFSPERVKVKRKKQKSKKINEQKNHSSVSSDISNSSSTNSSGKGEHNAINGWDVKNPADSRKLITKILTNQLIGNEIIIFIGTFFSYFSNLVFIFGEKIFRTNLITSQYLLHMSFTLDNEYLFNVIINRNNVFNQAQIFDWNKLIDSLLPQQDLMQGYYKPLIYAKLSKSFLDKVKKFYQNKNKKKNIKKYKKII